The proteins below come from a single Agromyces flavus genomic window:
- a CDS encoding carbohydrate ABC transporter permease, protein MTATATRADEAAPRAARPSRPDRPPRVISFRHRVSRWDLKVSPYLYISPFFIVFAIVGLFPIAFTAVISFMDWDLVRNSGQFIGFDQYAWILGQPQFWTALRNTFSIFLLSSVPQLIAAVFIAAMLDRNIRAKTFWRMGVLVPFVMAPVAVALIFSNMFGDNHGLVNNVLTSIGLGPIPWHKDPFWSHIAIATMVNFRWTGYNTLILLAAMQAIPRDFYEAARVDGAGPFRQFWSITLPSLKPTLIFVIITATIGGLQIFDEPRMYDQFGRGGAAQQWLTITLYLYDIGWGQWNFGRAAALAWILFLIILLIGLINLLVTRRLVRDEGRR, encoded by the coding sequence GTGACCGCCACTGCGACCCGTGCCGACGAGGCCGCGCCGCGCGCCGCCCGGCCCAGCCGGCCCGACCGGCCGCCGCGCGTCATCTCGTTCCGCCACCGCGTCAGCCGGTGGGACCTCAAGGTCTCGCCGTACCTCTACATCTCGCCGTTCTTCATCGTGTTCGCGATCGTGGGGCTCTTCCCGATCGCCTTCACCGCCGTCATCTCGTTCATGGACTGGGACCTGGTCCGCAACTCCGGCCAGTTCATCGGCTTCGACCAATACGCCTGGATCCTCGGGCAGCCGCAGTTCTGGACGGCGCTGCGCAACACGTTCAGCATCTTCCTGCTCTCGAGCGTCCCCCAGCTCATCGCCGCGGTGTTCATCGCGGCCATGCTCGACCGCAACATCCGGGCCAAGACCTTCTGGCGGATGGGCGTGCTCGTGCCCTTCGTCATGGCGCCGGTCGCCGTCGCGCTGATCTTCAGCAACATGTTCGGCGACAACCACGGCCTCGTGAACAACGTGCTCACGAGCATCGGGCTCGGCCCGATCCCGTGGCACAAGGACCCGTTCTGGAGCCACATCGCGATCGCGACGATGGTGAACTTCCGCTGGACCGGCTACAACACGCTGATCCTGCTGGCCGCCATGCAGGCGATCCCCCGCGACTTCTACGAGGCGGCCCGGGTCGACGGCGCCGGTCCGTTCCGTCAGTTCTGGAGCATCACCCTGCCGTCGCTGAAGCCCACGCTCATCTTCGTGATCATCACGGCGACGATCGGCGGCCTGCAGATCTTCGACGAGCCGCGCATGTACGACCAGTTCGGTCGCGGCGGGGCGGCGCAGCAGTGGCTCACCATCACGCTCTACCTCTACGACATCGGCTGGGGGCAGTGGAACTTCGGCCGGGCGGCCGCGCTCGCCTGGATCCTGTTCCTGATCATCCTGCTCATCGGCCTCATCAACCTGCTCGTCACGAGACGTCTCGTGCGCGACGAAGGGCGGCGATAG
- a CDS encoding carbohydrate ABC transporter permease: MTALGTPPASFAEEQALERMSRGGVARFGRDQGQRTVRIRGNRAGLWTYLGLAAVLVGSLFPFYWSLLIGSGDASTINDPDMSWIPGGNFLSNATTVVNDPAVNFWPALWNSIVSSALIAASVVVTSTLAGWAFAKLRFPGSKPLLVFVVATMAVPLQLGVVPLYILFADLGWTGTIGAIIVPMLTSAFGVFWMTQYLQQAVPDELIEAARVDGASMIRTFWTVGVVAARPAAAMLGLFTFVTAWNNFFWPFIVLDRSDPTLPVALSLLQSNHFVDYSIVLAGVLLSTIPLLLLFVVAGKQLVSGIMQGAVKG; the protein is encoded by the coding sequence ATGACCGCACTCGGCACTCCCCCGGCGAGCTTCGCCGAAGAGCAGGCCCTCGAGCGGATGTCACGCGGCGGCGTCGCCCGCTTCGGCCGCGACCAGGGACAGCGGACGGTCCGCATCCGCGGCAATCGCGCGGGCCTCTGGACCTACCTCGGCCTCGCGGCCGTGCTCGTCGGCAGCCTCTTCCCGTTCTACTGGTCGCTGCTCATCGGGTCGGGCGACGCGTCGACCATCAACGATCCCGACATGTCGTGGATCCCGGGCGGGAACTTCCTCTCGAACGCCACGACGGTCGTGAACGACCCGGCCGTGAACTTCTGGCCGGCCCTGTGGAACTCGATCGTGAGCTCGGCGCTGATCGCGGCATCCGTCGTCGTCACCTCGACGCTCGCCGGCTGGGCCTTCGCGAAGCTGCGCTTCCCCGGATCCAAGCCGCTGCTGGTGTTCGTCGTCGCGACGATGGCCGTGCCCCTGCAGCTCGGCGTCGTGCCGCTGTACATCCTGTTCGCCGATCTCGGCTGGACCGGGACGATCGGGGCGATCATCGTGCCGATGCTGACGAGCGCGTTCGGCGTGTTCTGGATGACGCAGTACCTGCAGCAGGCCGTGCCCGACGAGCTCATCGAGGCTGCGCGCGTCGACGGCGCGTCGATGATCCGCACGTTCTGGACCGTCGGGGTGGTCGCGGCCCGGCCGGCCGCCGCCATGCTCGGCCTGTTCACCTTCGTCACGGCCTGGAACAACTTCTTCTGGCCGTTCATCGTGCTCGACCGCAGCGACCCCACGCTGCCCGTCGCCCTCTCGCTCCTGCAGTCCAACCACTTCGTCGACTACTCGATCGTGCTCGCGGGCGTGCTGCTGTCGACCATTCCCCTCCTCCTGCTGTTCGTCGTCGCCGGCAAGCAGCTCGTCTCAGGAATCATGCAAGGAGCCGTCAAGGGATGA
- a CDS encoding GH1 family beta-glucosidase: MTILDPEPTATAVRRFPDGFLLGAAAAAYQIEGAAHEGGRTDSIWDAFSRVPGAVINADNGDVACDHYHRYRDDVALMKELGLNAYRFSTSWARVRPDGGPVNPEGVDFYSRLVDELLGAGIVPWLTLYHWDLPQALEERGGWANRDTAYRFRDYALSLHDALGDRVDIWTTLNEPWCSSFLSYTGGAHAPGRQDVAAGLAAAHHLMLGHGLAVQALRERDPSLELGITLNLTNAKPVDPTSPGDLDAARRIDGQFNRVFLDPIFRGHYAGDLLADVGHLGLRDVIRPGDLEIISTPIDALGVNYYHGEFVSSLPPEERHGGEAPTERPTRSPFPAAEGVHFHARGLPQTVMGWEVEPDGLRELLGRVHREYTGPAGVRLLVTENGAAYDDEVSPDGAIHDVERTEFLLSHLGAILDAIDEGTPVHGYFYWSILDNFEWAWGYDKRFGIVRVDYDTQERTIKDSGLAYQRVIRHRALPAASAR; encoded by the coding sequence ATGACCATCCTCGACCCCGAACCCACCGCCACCGCCGTCCGCCGCTTCCCCGACGGGTTCCTCCTCGGCGCCGCCGCGGCGGCGTACCAGATCGAGGGCGCCGCCCACGAGGGCGGTCGCACCGACTCGATCTGGGACGCCTTCAGCCGCGTGCCCGGCGCGGTCATCAACGCCGACAACGGGGATGTCGCGTGCGACCACTACCACCGCTACCGCGACGACGTGGCGCTCATGAAAGAGCTGGGCCTCAACGCCTATCGGTTCTCGACGTCGTGGGCGCGCGTGCGGCCCGACGGCGGGCCCGTGAACCCCGAGGGCGTCGACTTCTACTCGCGGCTCGTCGACGAACTGCTCGGCGCCGGCATCGTGCCCTGGCTCACGCTGTATCACTGGGACCTGCCGCAGGCGCTCGAGGAGCGGGGCGGTTGGGCGAACCGCGACACCGCCTACCGATTCCGCGACTACGCGCTGTCGCTGCACGATGCGCTCGGCGATCGCGTGGACATCTGGACCACGCTCAACGAGCCCTGGTGCTCGTCGTTCCTCTCGTACACGGGTGGTGCGCACGCCCCGGGCCGGCAGGATGTCGCCGCCGGCCTCGCCGCGGCGCACCACCTGATGCTCGGCCACGGGCTGGCGGTCCAGGCTCTGCGCGAGCGCGACCCGTCGCTCGAGCTGGGCATCACGCTGAACCTCACGAATGCGAAGCCGGTCGACCCGACGTCGCCCGGAGACCTCGACGCCGCCCGCCGCATCGACGGGCAGTTCAACCGCGTGTTCCTCGACCCGATCTTCCGCGGGCACTACGCGGGCGACCTGCTCGCGGATGTCGGGCACCTCGGCCTCCGCGACGTGATCCGCCCCGGCGATCTCGAGATCATCTCCACGCCCATCGACGCGCTCGGCGTGAACTACTACCACGGCGAGTTCGTCAGCTCGCTCCCGCCCGAGGAGCGGCACGGCGGCGAGGCGCCGACCGAGCGCCCGACGCGCTCGCCGTTCCCGGCCGCCGAGGGCGTCCACTTCCACGCACGCGGACTCCCGCAGACGGTCATGGGCTGGGAGGTCGAGCCCGACGGGCTGCGCGAGCTGCTCGGCCGCGTGCACCGCGAGTACACGGGTCCGGCCGGCGTGCGCCTGCTCGTCACCGAGAACGGCGCCGCCTACGACGACGAGGTGTCGCCCGACGGCGCGATCCACGACGTGGAGCGGACCGAGTTCCTGCTCTCGCACCTCGGCGCCATCCTCGACGCCATCGACGAGGGCACGCCCGTGCACGGCTACTTCTACTGGTCCATCCTCGACAACTTCGAGTGGGCGTGGGGGTACGACAAGCGGTTCGGGATCGTGCGGGTCGACTACGACACCCAGGAGCGCACGATCAAGGACAGCGGACTGGCGTACCAGCGCGTCATCCGCCACCGCGCCCTTCCCGCGGCATCCGCTCGCTGA
- a CDS encoding LacI family DNA-binding transcriptional regulator yields the protein MQGASGTGARPSAPTLEMVAREANVSRATVSRVVNGSPKVSAEVERAVNAAIAKLNYVPNRAARSLASRTSGAIALVVPEDTTMFFGDPYFASIVQGITRRLDTSEYLLNLLLSTSDPTRKTVRYLRSGVVDGALVVSHHEGDHSLADAAREMPMVFGGRPPNIADDDIYVDVDNVEGGMTATERLLAIGRRRVGTITGPLDMPAAVDRLDGFRRAVATAGLADDAVETADFSVAGAVAATRRLLDRVPDLDGLFVASDLMATGALSVLRERGREVPSDIAVVGYDDSPAATASAIPLTTVHQPSEDMGYMMADLLLRILAGEDVPHRNIMPTRLIRRASA from the coding sequence ATGCAGGGGGCGAGCGGGACGGGGGCGCGGCCGTCCGCGCCGACCCTCGAGATGGTCGCCCGCGAGGCGAACGTGTCTCGAGCGACCGTGAGCCGCGTCGTCAACGGCTCGCCGAAGGTGTCGGCCGAGGTCGAGCGTGCGGTGAACGCGGCGATCGCGAAGCTCAACTACGTGCCCAACCGCGCGGCGCGCTCGCTCGCCAGCCGCACCTCGGGCGCGATCGCGCTCGTCGTGCCCGAGGACACCACGATGTTCTTCGGCGACCCGTACTTCGCGTCGATCGTCCAGGGCATCACGCGCCGGCTCGACACGAGCGAGTACCTGCTCAACCTGCTGCTCTCGACGAGCGACCCGACCCGCAAGACCGTGCGGTACCTGCGATCGGGCGTCGTCGACGGCGCGCTCGTCGTATCGCACCACGAGGGCGACCACTCGCTCGCCGACGCCGCGCGCGAGATGCCCATGGTCTTCGGCGGGCGGCCGCCGAACATCGCCGACGACGACATCTACGTCGACGTCGACAACGTCGAGGGCGGGATGACCGCGACCGAGCGCCTGCTCGCGATCGGCCGCCGCCGTGTCGGCACCATCACCGGCCCGCTCGACATGCCCGCCGCGGTCGACCGACTCGACGGCTTCCGCCGCGCGGTCGCGACCGCGGGACTGGCCGATGACGCGGTCGAGACGGCCGACTTCTCGGTCGCCGGTGCGGTCGCGGCGACCCGGCGCCTGCTCGACCGCGTTCCCGACCTCGACGGACTGTTCGTCGCGAGCGACCTCATGGCGACCGGCGCGCTGTCGGTCCTGCGCGAGCGCGGGCGCGAGGTGCCGTCCGACATCGCGGTCGTCGGCTACGACGACAGCCCCGCCGCGACGGCGTCGGCCATCCCGCTGACCACCGTGCACCAGCCGTCCGAGGACATGGGCTACATGATGGCCGACCTGCTGCTCCGCATCCTCGCAGGCGAGGACGTGCCGCACCGCAACATCATGCCCACGCGCCTCATCCGGCGCGCGTCGGCGTAG
- a CDS encoding DNA-methyltransferase, with protein sequence MAADEPDRIIHADNLDVLSAFPDGRFTLVYLDPPFNTGRSQARRSTKHVRQGGADDAAPAPSGTITGFAGKRYERIRGDLMRYDDRFDDYWAFLEPRLAEAWRLLADDGTLYLHLDYREAHYAKVLLDALFGRECFLNELIWAYDYGGKSKRRWPTKHDTILVYVKDPGAYWFDSEAIDREPYMAPGLVTPEKAERGKLPTDVWWHTIVSPTGREKTGYPTQKPEGVLRRIVQASSRPGDWVLDAFAGSGTTGAVARALGRRFVLVDEHAEAIEVMRRRFADAADVRFEP encoded by the coding sequence GTGGCCGCCGACGAACCCGACCGCATCATCCACGCCGACAACCTCGACGTGCTGAGCGCGTTCCCCGACGGCCGGTTCACGCTCGTCTACCTCGACCCGCCGTTCAACACGGGGCGCAGTCAGGCGCGTCGGTCGACGAAGCACGTGCGGCAGGGCGGGGCGGATGACGCGGCCCCCGCACCATCCGGAACCATCACCGGGTTCGCGGGCAAGCGGTACGAGCGCATCCGCGGCGATCTCATGCGCTACGACGACCGCTTCGACGACTACTGGGCCTTCCTCGAGCCGCGGCTGGCCGAGGCGTGGCGGCTGCTCGCCGATGACGGCACGCTCTACCTGCACCTCGACTACCGCGAGGCGCACTACGCCAAGGTGCTGCTCGACGCGCTGTTCGGCCGCGAGTGCTTCCTCAACGAGCTGATCTGGGCCTACGACTACGGCGGCAAGTCCAAGCGTCGCTGGCCGACCAAGCACGACACGATCCTCGTGTACGTGAAGGACCCCGGCGCGTACTGGTTCGACTCCGAGGCCATCGACCGCGAGCCGTACATGGCTCCCGGCCTCGTGACGCCCGAGAAGGCCGAGCGCGGCAAGCTGCCGACCGACGTCTGGTGGCACACGATCGTGTCGCCGACGGGCCGCGAGAAGACGGGCTACCCGACGCAGAAGCCCGAGGGCGTGCTGCGGCGCATCGTGCAGGCGTCGAGCCGGCCGGGCGACTGGGTGCTCGACGCGTTCGCAGGGTCGGGCACGACGGGCGCGGTCGCGCGCGCGCTCGGGCGCCGCTTCGTGCTCGTCGACGAGCATGCCGAGGCGATCGAGGTCATGCGGCGCCGGTTCGCGGACGCCGCGGACGTGCGCTTCGAGCCCTGA
- a CDS encoding flavodoxin family protein produces MRALVVYETIWGNTGELANAIADGLRSGAGVEGVDVVEAVDAPAAVDPEVDLVVVGGPTHAFSMSTGSTRDSARQQGATRIPARGIREWLEQLASPASPIAVATFDTRTVHPRLPGSAAKKALKQLVAKGFRPVDKPHTFGVHGYSGPIADGELDQARQWGATLVDT; encoded by the coding sequence ATGCGCGCACTCGTGGTGTACGAGACGATCTGGGGCAACACGGGCGAGCTCGCGAACGCCATCGCCGACGGGTTGCGATCGGGTGCGGGCGTCGAGGGCGTCGACGTGGTCGAGGCGGTCGACGCGCCCGCGGCGGTCGACCCCGAGGTCGACCTCGTGGTGGTCGGCGGGCCGACGCACGCGTTCTCGATGTCGACGGGATCCACTCGGGACTCGGCCCGTCAGCAGGGCGCGACCCGCATCCCGGCGCGCGGCATCCGCGAGTGGCTCGAGCAGCTCGCCTCGCCGGCGTCGCCGATCGCCGTCGCGACGTTCGACACGCGCACGGTGCACCCGCGCCTGCCGGGCTCGGCCGCGAAGAAGGCGCTCAAGCAGCTGGTCGCGAAGGGGTTCCGGCCCGTCGACAAACCGCACACGTTCGGCGTGCACGGCTACTCGGGCCCGATCGCGGACGGCGAGCTGGACCAGGCGCGCCAGTGGGGCGCGACACTCGTCGACACGTAG
- a CDS encoding lipoyl protein ligase domain-containing protein, with product MHGEYKVPGGKLVVVDFDVEGGAIRNARVAGDFFLEPDEALDDINAAIEGLPAASDAKQIAAAITKGLRADAVMLGFSAEAVAVAVRRALTDATTWADYEWEIVHDPAVPPRLHLALDEVLATRVGEGRRKPTLRFWEWEESAVVIGSFQSVKNEVDPDGAARYGFDVVRRISGGGAMMMEKGNVVTYSLYVPAELVQGMSFADSYAFLDDWVLQGLRSLGIEATYQPLNDIASPAGKIGGAAQKRLGSGGVLHHVTMAYDLDNAKMLEVLRIGREKISDKGIASAAKRVDPLRSQTGLPRAEVIERLKDTFTNLYGATPGSVTPDELAEAEALVASKFATEEWLQRVP from the coding sequence ATGCACGGTGAGTACAAGGTCCCCGGGGGCAAGCTCGTGGTCGTCGACTTCGACGTCGAGGGCGGCGCGATCCGCAACGCGCGCGTCGCGGGCGACTTCTTCCTCGAACCCGACGAGGCGCTCGACGACATCAACGCCGCGATCGAGGGCCTGCCCGCGGCATCCGACGCCAAGCAGATCGCCGCGGCGATCACCAAGGGGCTTCGGGCCGACGCCGTCATGCTCGGCTTCTCGGCCGAGGCGGTCGCGGTCGCGGTGCGCCGGGCGTTGACGGATGCCACGACCTGGGCCGATTACGAGTGGGAGATCGTGCACGACCCCGCCGTGCCTCCGCGCCTGCACCTCGCGCTCGACGAGGTGCTCGCGACGCGGGTCGGCGAGGGTCGCCGCAAGCCCACGCTGCGCTTCTGGGAGTGGGAGGAGTCGGCGGTCGTGATCGGCTCGTTCCAGTCGGTCAAGAACGAGGTCGACCCGGATGGCGCGGCCCGCTACGGCTTCGACGTCGTGCGCCGCATCTCGGGCGGCGGCGCGATGATGATGGAGAAAGGCAACGTCGTCACGTACTCGCTGTACGTGCCGGCCGAGCTCGTGCAGGGCATGAGCTTCGCCGACTCGTACGCGTTCCTCGACGACTGGGTGCTGCAGGGCCTGCGCTCGCTCGGCATCGAGGCGACCTACCAGCCGCTCAACGACATCGCGAGCCCCGCCGGCAAGATCGGCGGCGCGGCGCAGAAGCGTCTCGGCTCGGGCGGCGTGCTCCACCACGTGACCATGGCCTACGACCTCGACAACGCCAAGATGCTCGAGGTGCTGCGCATCGGCCGCGAGAAGATCAGCGACAAGGGCATCGCGTCGGCGGCCAAGCGCGTCGACCCGCTGCGCTCGCAGACGGGCCTGCCGCGCGCCGAGGTCATCGAGCGGCTGAAGGACACCTTCACGAACCTGTACGGCGCGACGCCCGGGTCGGTGACCCCCGACGAGCTCGCCGAGGCCGAGGCGCTCGTCGCCTCGAAGTTCGCGACCGAGGAGTGGCTGCAGCGCGTGCCGTGA
- a CDS encoding histidine phosphatase family protein has protein sequence MTTLFLARHGETVWHAEHRYAGSSDVELTDHGLVQADELGEWAARARLSAIVASPLQRARLTAKPAADASGLDTRIDPRLVEIDFGSGEGLTPGELDERMPAEWKAFERHPARQPMPAGESGVEGIARALPALLELVDEFPHGRVLVVTHATLMRLVLCELLGLDPDRYRELFPVVENCALTDLRLEELDGRRRARLLGFNVPPRAY, from the coding sequence ATGACCACGCTGTTCCTGGCGCGGCACGGCGAGACCGTGTGGCACGCCGAGCACCGGTACGCGGGTTCCTCCGACGTCGAGCTCACCGACCACGGGCTGGTGCAGGCGGACGAGCTGGGCGAGTGGGCGGCCCGTGCGCGACTGTCGGCGATCGTCGCGTCACCGCTGCAGCGCGCACGGCTGACCGCGAAGCCGGCGGCGGATGCCTCGGGGCTCGACACGCGCATCGATCCGCGTCTCGTCGAGATCGACTTCGGGTCGGGCGAGGGGCTCACGCCCGGCGAGCTCGACGAGCGGATGCCGGCCGAGTGGAAGGCGTTCGAGCGCCATCCGGCCCGTCAGCCCATGCCGGCGGGCGAGTCGGGCGTCGAGGGCATCGCCCGCGCGCTGCCCGCGCTGCTCGAGCTCGTCGACGAGTTCCCGCACGGGCGCGTGCTCGTCGTCACGCATGCGACGCTCATGCGGCTCGTGCTCTGCGAGCTGCTCGGCCTCGACCCCGACCGCTACCGCGAGCTGTTCCCGGTCGTCGAGAACTGCGCGCTCACCGACCTGCGCTTGGAGGAGCTCGACGGGCGGCGACGCGCGCGCCTCCTGGGATTCAACGTGCCGCCTCGCGCGTACTGA
- a CDS encoding alpha/beta fold hydrolase, with protein MPTFTDAWGVEIHYENWRVPDPVAVIQLAHGIGEHSGRYAELIGALNAAGYSVWADDHRGHGRTGFAQHGGGRDRMGRPGPGGMRAAIAGVARFGEVIRETEGDDVPLVILGHSWGSFMTQHVVNRHPDRYDGVVLSGTAWLQLGYTNIGDLNKRFARPDGTPVEWLSRDPQVARDFMADPYTTERTLQQLFGWPQSFTLITRPSKRIPSELPLLILVGSDDPVAGERSARALLKDYRRRAHLADATLIVYDEARHEVFNEINREEVRADLIRWLDERFAVD; from the coding sequence ATGCCGACGTTCACCGACGCCTGGGGCGTGGAGATCCACTACGAGAACTGGCGCGTGCCCGATCCGGTCGCCGTGATCCAGCTCGCGCACGGCATCGGGGAGCACTCCGGGCGGTACGCCGAGCTGATCGGCGCACTGAACGCGGCGGGGTACTCGGTCTGGGCCGACGACCACCGCGGGCACGGCCGCACGGGATTCGCGCAGCACGGCGGCGGCCGCGATCGGATGGGCCGGCCGGGGCCCGGCGGGATGCGCGCCGCCATCGCGGGTGTCGCGCGGTTCGGCGAGGTCATCCGCGAGACCGAGGGCGACGACGTCCCGCTCGTGATCCTCGGTCATTCCTGGGGCTCGTTCATGACCCAGCACGTGGTCAACCGCCACCCCGACCGGTACGACGGGGTCGTGCTGAGCGGAACGGCGTGGCTGCAGCTCGGGTACACGAACATCGGCGATCTCAACAAGCGATTCGCGAGACCGGATGGCACGCCCGTCGAGTGGCTCAGCCGCGACCCGCAGGTCGCGCGCGACTTCATGGCCGATCCGTACACGACCGAGCGCACGCTGCAGCAGCTGTTCGGGTGGCCCCAGTCGTTCACGCTCATCACGCGGCCGTCGAAGCGCATCCCGAGCGAGCTCCCGCTCCTCATCCTGGTGGGCTCCGACGACCCTGTGGCAGGCGAGCGGAGTGCGCGGGCGCTCCTCAAGGACTACCGACGTCGTGCCCATCTCGCCGACGCCACCCTCATCGTCTACGACGAGGCGCGGCACGAGGTCTTCAACGAGATCAACCGCGAGGAGGTCCGCGCCGACCTCATTCGCTGGCTCGACGAGCGTTTCGCGGTCGACTGA
- a CDS encoding MarR family winged helix-turn-helix transcriptional regulator: MTATVAPAPARPKRATLAEQSTELRLSVMRLARRMRQERADTELSATQYAALAWTASEGPLTPGRLAELERVTPPSMNRTVNCLVESGLLVREGSPDDGRKILLHATEAGHEIVRETRRRRDAWLAKRLAALTPDERNTIAAATDILRRLTDQ; the protein is encoded by the coding sequence ATGACCGCAACCGTCGCCCCTGCTCCCGCGCGCCCCAAGCGCGCAACGCTCGCCGAGCAGAGCACCGAGTTGCGCCTCTCGGTCATGCGCCTCGCCCGCCGCATGCGGCAGGAGCGCGCCGACACCGAGCTCAGCGCGACCCAGTACGCCGCCCTGGCGTGGACGGCCAGCGAGGGCCCGCTCACTCCGGGCCGGCTCGCCGAGCTCGAGCGGGTCACGCCGCCCTCGATGAACCGCACCGTGAACTGCCTCGTCGAATCGGGCCTCCTCGTGCGCGAGGGCTCCCCCGACGACGGGCGCAAGATCCTGCTGCACGCCACCGAGGCCGGTCACGAGATCGTGCGCGAGACCCGCCGCCGTCGCGACGCCTGGCTCGCGAAGCGCCTGGCCGCCCTCACCCCCGACGAACGCAACACCATCGCCGCCGCAACCGACATCCTCAGGAGGCTCACCGACCAGTGA